AAGCCTTGTGAGGAGAGAACACGATGATTCGTGAGAAGCTGAATTTATCGCGATCAGGCTCATTGCGTGTTGGTGTTCTGCTTACGCTGGTTTACCTGTTGGGTGCGGTTGTCTCCATCCAAAGTATTTGCGCACAGCAGCAGATCGCGTGGACGCCGCCGGAAAGACCCATCGTCAAGCAGATTCAGGGGCTGCGTCAGTTGCCCGACAGCACCAGGGGAAGAGTGACCAGGAAGCTTGCACTTGAGATTCGCCAGTTGTCGCCTTCAGAGAACAAGGTGCGCCTCGCAACAGGCTTAGCGACGCTTTCGACGGAGGGCGACCCGGGCGGCCGAGAAACGGTGCAAGAGGTGGCGACAACATTGGCTGGCGCGCTCGGTGAACATCCGGTCCTCGCAAAAAACGAGCAGCCCGCCATGCCCTATGCTGTACTCGCGGCGATGGTACACTTTGAGCACGTGAATGTCTCTTTGGACTCGTCGGAATTTGCAACCGCACTGACCCAACTGCAACAACAGGACCGGTGCCGACAGCAGGCCGACTTTTCTCTGGCCGACCTCGACGGTCGTGACTGGACTCTGAAGGACCTGCGCGGGAAGGTGGTGCTCGTAAACTTCTGGGCCACGTGGTGCCCGCCGTGCCGGAAGGAAATTCCCGATCTTGAGGCGCTTTACAAGCGATTCGAAGCCGACGGCCTGGTGGTTCTGGGAATCTCCGATGAGCCCGCGACAAAGGTACAACCTTTCGTCCGCCAAGAGAAGATTTCCTACCCCGTGCTGCTTGACTTGGGACGAAAGGTGAATGGTCTCTACTCGGTTTCAGGCATCCCGATGAGCTTTGTTTATGACCGCAGCGGAAAGCTGGTGGCCGAGTCGATGGACATGCGGACCAGGCAACAGTTTCTCGCCATGTTGGCCAAAGCGGGATTGAAGTAGCACGGCTTGCGTGGCTGTTCTCACCGGCTGTAGTGACAGCCGGCGGACTGCCGCGACGCCCGGCACAAGTTCAGGTGCCGGCGGATTGGACTGACCTGGCATTCCTGCCAGCTCTCCTTTGGCACAGAAGCGGCCATATTCAATTGAATTGCGGCGGTGAAACCCTCTGCCGATGGATGAGTTGCAGCACGGGAATTTCTGTGTTACTTCTCTTTGCGATCACCGACCGTATGTCTTCATCCGGTCAGGAGGAAAACGATGGAACAGGGCAGGGCAAAGAGAAGGATATCGAGGCGCGGCTTTCTGAAGCAGACGGCCTTCACCGCCGCCGGCGCAGCCGCGCTGGGAGGACTTGCTCCGGCGAGTGTGCTGGGCGCGAATGACCGCCTTCGGGTGGCCGTTCTGGGCTGCGGCCAGCGGGCGCGCTATCTGGCGTCGATTTTTGTGAAGCAGCCCTCAGTGGAGATTGTCGAGATGTGTGATGTTTACGGACCGCATCGACGTGCGGGTCTCAGGGTGGCCGGAACAAAGGCCACAGGATCGGAGGACTACCGCGCGGTGCTCGACCGCAAGGACATCGACGCGGTGGTGATCGGCGCGCCCGACCACTGGCACAAGCAGATGCTGATGGACGCCGTGGGGGCCGGCAAGGATGCTTATTGCGAAAAACCGCTGATCCACTCCATTCCCGAAGGCGCGAAAATCCTGCGCGCCGTCCATGCGTCGAACCGTATTGTGCAGGTGGGCATGCAGCAGCGGAGCTGGCCTCACTATGTGCTGGGCAAGCAACTGGTGGACTCCGGCAAGCTCGGAAAATTGACCTTTGTACACACCTACTGGTATCAGAACTATTACTCCGCCGAGGGATGGAACGCCCTGCCCAGTGTGGACCAGGCGCAGCTCAACTGGAAGCAGTGGCTCGGCGCCGCGCCCATGCAGCCGTTTGATAAAGAGAAGTTTGCGTGGTGGCGCTTCTACTGGGATTTTGGCGGCGGCATTCTCACCGACCTGCTGACGCACTGGATTGACGTCATCCAGTGGTACACCAACCAGCCCGCGCCCAGGACCGCCACCACCACTGGCGATCTCTACTTGATGAATTGGCAGTGTCCGGACACCATCACGGCAGCGTACGAATTTCCTCAGAAGTTCATGGTGACGTTTACCGGCGCGCTCTGCGATGGCATTGACGATGGCGGCATCACGTTCCGCGGCACCAACGGCGCGCTCAAAGTGGACCGCTCGCGCCTGGCCTTTTATCCCCAAGGCAGCAAATGGGAGCCGGGCACCATGGAGCCCAGGCCTGAAATTCTGGCGGAATCCCTTCACGATGGAACCATTGAACACATCCAGAACTTTCTCGATTGCCTCCGTACGCGCAAAACCCCGAATGCTCCGGTGGAAGCCGGATTTGAGGCCGCGCGGACTTCCTGGATTGGCAATCTGGCGCTCAAGGCTGGAAAGAAACTGGATTGGGATCCGGCGTGGGGCGAGGCGGCATAAGCAGCGCCGCCACGGCTGCTGCCGTCTCTTCGAACTTTTGCAGAGAGCTGCTGGGAAAGCGGGAGGGCGAAGCCCTCCCCTACTTTCCTTCACAGGTGACGGTGATTTCGGAAGGCTTTGACAACGTCTGGTAGACAACGCAGAAGCGCTCGGTCAGGCGGATCAGAGTCTCCAGTTGCTCCTGGGTTGCGTCGTTTTCGAGCTCGAATTTCAGGCGAATCCGCTGAAGCCCTACTGGGGCATCTTTAGCGACGGCCAGGGTCCCTCTGAAATCGATGTCGCCTTCTGCTGTGATGGTTGCGTCACGAAGCGGGATGCCGATTGCGGTTGCCACGGCCCGCAGCGTGACGCCCGCGCATGCCGCGAGAGCCTCCAGCAGCATGTCTCCCGAACAGGCGGAGAGGCCGTCGCCGCCCGTGGCCGGGTGCAGCCCCGCCTCAACCAGCGCCTTTCCGGTTTCTAC
This window of the Terriglobia bacterium genome carries:
- a CDS encoding OsmC family protein, translating into MDANEIRELQAPLKQKYRDDPESAIVTLRAQARLGEGITCKVETGKALVEAGLHPATGGDGLSACSGDMLLEALAACAGVTLRAVATAIGIPLRDATITAEGDIDFRGTLAVAKDAPVGLQRIRLKFELENDATQEQLETLIRLTERFCVVYQTLSKPSEITVTCEGK
- a CDS encoding TlpA disulfide reductase family protein, with the translated sequence MIREKLNLSRSGSLRVGVLLTLVYLLGAVVSIQSICAQQQIAWTPPERPIVKQIQGLRQLPDSTRGRVTRKLALEIRQLSPSENKVRLATGLATLSTEGDPGGRETVQEVATTLAGALGEHPVLAKNEQPAMPYAVLAAMVHFEHVNVSLDSSEFATALTQLQQQDRCRQQADFSLADLDGRDWTLKDLRGKVVLVNFWATWCPPCRKEIPDLEALYKRFEADGLVVLGISDEPATKVQPFVRQEKISYPVLLDLGRKVNGLYSVSGIPMSFVYDRSGKLVAESMDMRTRQQFLAMLAKAGLK
- a CDS encoding Gfo/Idh/MocA family oxidoreductase yields the protein MEQGRAKRRISRRGFLKQTAFTAAGAAALGGLAPASVLGANDRLRVAVLGCGQRARYLASIFVKQPSVEIVEMCDVYGPHRRAGLRVAGTKATGSEDYRAVLDRKDIDAVVIGAPDHWHKQMLMDAVGAGKDAYCEKPLIHSIPEGAKILRAVHASNRIVQVGMQQRSWPHYVLGKQLVDSGKLGKLTFVHTYWYQNYYSAEGWNALPSVDQAQLNWKQWLGAAPMQPFDKEKFAWWRFYWDFGGGILTDLLTHWIDVIQWYTNQPAPRTATTTGDLYLMNWQCPDTITAAYEFPQKFMVTFTGALCDGIDDGGITFRGTNGALKVDRSRLAFYPQGSKWEPGTMEPRPEILAESLHDGTIEHIQNFLDCLRTRKTPNAPVEAGFEAARTSWIGNLALKAGKKLDWDPAWGEAA